One window of Azospirillaceae bacterium genomic DNA carries:
- a CDS encoding glucoamylase family protein has product MASSSIALHLSTFTDRIRRPRWLFDGTGRKGDWDDHSPIRAELFSIDRLEEHARSLALAQPVTPRPTAGRPLATRLADNAALLLRAHGLLVKAAGAGDAITPAAEWLIDNYHLVERQIHEVITDLPPQYYRQLPKLSDGPFPGYPRILGLAWAFVAHTDSRFEPNMLCRYVRAYQEVQALTIGELWALPITLRIVLIENLRRLAEATIRNRAERQTADLLADRLLGASERQAEPVAAVLAPYEKGILPHALAVQLIYRLRDQDPRVTPALTWLDQRLATQATTADAVVHDEHQRQGAASVTVRNIVTSMRLISDVDWMQLVERISLVDDILEAGSAFGEMDFPTRNLYRSAIEALARGSGHSETDIARRAVSAGSWGQGTGRDDPGYYLIAGGRKSFEAEIGYRPPLRAWPGRLNRRLGIGGYGGAIMLATSILLAMPVLGSIAIGLNGGVLALLAAFGLIPTIDVAVALVNRAALASFGATLLPALALRQGVPATLRTLVVVPCLLTTPQAITDLLEQLEVHYLASPEGDLYFALLTDWTDAGSEQVADDQALLAIAAEGIAHLNRRHGFPASRQGERFLLLHRRRVWNKGEGRWLGWERKRGKLHELNRLLRGDTDTTFIAVAGTIPAGPPAVPPDVRYVVTLDADTRLPRDAVRRLIGKMAHPLNHPRFDAAAGRVVEGHAVMQPRVTPSLPIGHEGSLFQRTHSAVGGIDPYAGAVSDVYQDLFGEGSYAGKGIYDVDAFEAALAGRVPDSTLLSHDLLEGVYARAGLVSDIEVVEEFPARYDVAAVRDHRWARGDWQLLPWILGLSSGGAGPGGIPPLGRWKMIDNLRRTLSAPFAVLTLLSAWALPFADALLWTIFVVVTLLMPAFIPLMGVIVPRRAEIMLGSHLRALTGDVRLAATLSALRVTFLAHRAWLMTDAIGRTLVRLTVTRRHLLEWVTAAQATVGPRLGLPALYHRMMAGPVAAGVALTVAWLSGAGNWPLAAAFSALWLASPVVARWVSLPSHASRQTAFSVTDADVLRRIARRTWRYFERYVTPDDHMLPPDNFQEDPAPVLAHRTSPTNIGLYLLSVASARDFGWLGSLEAVERLEATLASMGNLARFRGHFYNWYDTRDLRPLDPPYVSSVDSGNLAGHLIALANALADWRRRPLEDCRRLAGIADALDVAAEEAQRLDAGKRDPTAAWHHLGDTLIQMKESLRRDPQPGEALAGRLTALADEADMLVAATHAWGKESVGGADVDLRFWAVAVQRCAAGHVRDLTGQSDEAGGLFARLAILEETARSMALAMDFRFLLDRERMLLSIGYLVPEGVLDSSCYDLLASEARLASFVAIAKGDVPARHWFRLGRTVTPVAYGAALVSWSGSMFEYLMPSLVMRAPAGSLIERTSRLIVRRQRDFAQARNVPWGISESAYNARDLEFTYQYSNFGVPGLGLKRGLGDSTVVAPYATALAAMVDPTAAVRNLTLLADVGARGRYGYYEALDYTALRLPEGQGVAVVRAYMAHHQGMTIVAIADTLLDGVMRNRFHAEPIIRAAELLLQERTPRDVAVARPMASETPASVAASDVRLAGGRHYTSPYGASPATHLLSNGQYGVMITAAGSGYSRWRDLAVTRWREDATRDDWGSYIFLRDVAGGDVWSATFQPTGVQPDAYDVTFKEDRAEFIRRDGTLTTTLDVLVSGEDAAEVRRLSLYNTGGRPCEIEVTSYAELVLAPHAADLAHPAFSKLFVQTEYLPDVGVVLATRRRRAPAEPEIWAAHLAVVDGEVVGGPEVETDRARFLGRNRDCRASAAVMDGRPLSNTTGTVLDPIFALRHRIRVAPGTVARIDFWTMAGPSRVAVLGLADAHRTASAFARAATLAWTQAQVQSHHLGIDPGEAGTFQRLAGHLLYATPTLRPSSDTIQRGVGAQSGLWPHGISGDLPIALLRVTEVEHLDIARQLLKAHEYWRLKKLAVDIVILNDRAASYVQDLQVALEALVRSSQARPKIDVAGPEGQVFLLRADLLPPASRALLLSVARVVLVGQRGRLSDQLDRAPEPAIPERASGTADARQASAVPGAMSRRVPPLEFFNGLGGFADDGREYVVVLGPGQATPAPWINVISNPGFGFQVAADGGGYTWSVSSRENQITPWSNDPVTDRPGEAFYLRDDDSGALWSPTAQPIRDPAATYVARHGRGYSRFEHTAHGVTVELLQQVPLDDPIKISRLRLRDTSGRTRHLSLFAYVEWVLGPSRTASAPFVMTEIDPVTGALLARNAWNTTMGDRVAFIDFSGRQSDWTGDRREFIGRNGSLSDPMALHGGEPLSNTVGAGLDPCGVLRAPVTLAANGWLDMVLFLGDAADARSAQELILRYRATDPEDVLAMVDLHWETTLGAVQVKTPDRSMDLMLNGWLLYQTLACRVWARSAFYQSSGAYGFRDQLQDGMALAHVRPALVRAHLLRAAGRQFVEGDVQHWWLPHSGQGVRTRISDDKAWLAYATAHYLEATGDVAILDERIPFLEGPGLAPGEHDNFFSPAVSDSTGTLFEHCARGLDDSLSLGVHNLPLIGTGDWNDGMNRVGEAGRGESVWLGWLLHAALMAFVPLADARGDTIRAGRWRAHAVTIKDALEGEAWDGGWYRRGWFDDGAPLGSAVSDECRIDAIAQSWAVLSHAGDVNRATLAMAAVDRDLVRRDDGLALLFAPPFDATPLDPGYIKGYPPGIRENGGQYTHAAAWSVLALAALGQGGKAAGLFALLNPINHALTRAEAERYKVEPYVLAADVYAAPAHVGRGGWTWYTGSAGWLQRAGMEGILGLRVLNGVLHLDPCIPSHWPGFDILVRHGATRYEIHVDNADGVERGVLTATLDGQTLLPRPLRLALLDDGRTHELDVRLGASGQL; this is encoded by the coding sequence TTGGCATCATCATCCATTGCCCTCCACCTGAGCACCTTCACTGATCGCATCCGCCGACCCCGCTGGCTGTTCGATGGCACCGGTCGGAAGGGGGATTGGGACGACCACTCCCCCATCCGCGCCGAACTGTTCAGCATCGACCGGCTGGAGGAACATGCGCGCAGCCTGGCCCTGGCCCAGCCGGTGACGCCCCGTCCCACGGCCGGGCGGCCGCTGGCGACGCGGTTGGCGGACAATGCCGCCCTGCTGCTGCGGGCCCACGGCCTGCTTGTGAAAGCCGCGGGGGCGGGGGATGCGATCACGCCGGCTGCCGAATGGCTGATCGACAACTATCACCTGGTGGAACGGCAGATCCACGAGGTCATCACGGACCTGCCGCCCCAATATTACCGGCAATTGCCCAAGCTGTCGGACGGTCCATTCCCGGGGTATCCGCGCATCCTGGGTCTGGCCTGGGCTTTCGTTGCCCACACGGACAGCCGTTTCGAACCGAATATGCTGTGCCGTTACGTGCGCGCCTATCAAGAGGTCCAGGCGCTGACCATCGGTGAATTGTGGGCGTTGCCCATCACCCTGCGCATCGTGCTGATCGAGAACCTGCGGCGGCTGGCGGAGGCCACCATCCGCAACCGGGCCGAACGGCAAACGGCCGACCTGCTGGCTGATCGCCTGCTGGGTGCCAGCGAGCGCCAGGCGGAACCGGTGGCGGCCGTGCTGGCGCCTTATGAGAAGGGGATATTGCCCCACGCCTTGGCGGTTCAGCTGATTTACCGCCTGCGCGATCAGGACCCCCGCGTCACCCCGGCGCTGACGTGGCTGGATCAGCGGCTGGCGACACAGGCAACCACGGCTGACGCTGTCGTGCATGACGAGCATCAGCGCCAGGGGGCCGCCAGCGTCACCGTACGCAACATCGTCACCAGCATGCGGCTGATATCCGACGTCGATTGGATGCAACTGGTGGAGCGGATCAGCCTGGTGGATGATATCCTGGAGGCGGGCAGCGCCTTCGGCGAGATGGATTTCCCCACCCGCAATCTGTATCGCAGCGCCATTGAGGCGCTGGCGCGAGGATCGGGGCACAGCGAGACCGACATCGCGCGCCGCGCCGTTTCAGCCGGTTCGTGGGGGCAGGGGACTGGCCGGGACGATCCCGGATATTACCTGATCGCCGGTGGGCGAAAGTCTTTTGAAGCGGAAATCGGCTATCGGCCGCCCCTGCGCGCCTGGCCGGGCCGCCTGAACCGCCGGCTTGGCATCGGGGGATATGGCGGTGCGATCATGCTGGCGACGTCCATCCTGCTGGCCATGCCGGTGCTGGGCTCGATCGCCATCGGGCTGAACGGCGGGGTGCTGGCGCTGTTGGCGGCATTCGGACTGATCCCCACCATCGATGTGGCGGTGGCCCTGGTGAACCGCGCCGCCCTGGCGAGCTTCGGCGCGACTTTGCTGCCGGCGCTGGCGCTTCGCCAGGGTGTTCCTGCCACCCTGCGCACGCTGGTCGTCGTTCCCTGCCTGCTGACCACCCCCCAGGCGATCACGGACTTGCTGGAGCAGTTGGAGGTCCACTACCTCGCCAGCCCGGAAGGCGACCTCTATTTCGCCCTGCTGACCGACTGGACGGATGCCGGCAGCGAACAGGTCGCGGACGACCAGGCGCTTCTGGCCATCGCCGCCGAGGGCATCGCCCATCTCAACCGCCGTCACGGTTTCCCCGCGTCCCGGCAGGGGGAGCGTTTCCTGCTGCTGCACCGCCGTCGTGTCTGGAACAAGGGGGAGGGGCGATGGCTGGGGTGGGAGCGCAAGCGGGGAAAGCTGCATGAGCTTAATCGCCTGCTGCGGGGCGACACAGATACGACGTTCATCGCGGTCGCCGGGACCATTCCCGCTGGGCCGCCTGCCGTGCCCCCGGATGTCCGCTACGTCGTCACCCTGGATGCGGATACCCGGCTTCCCCGCGACGCGGTGCGCCGCCTGATCGGCAAGATGGCGCATCCCTTGAACCATCCGCGGTTCGATGCGGCCGCCGGCCGGGTGGTCGAAGGCCATGCGGTGATGCAGCCGCGGGTGACGCCCTCCCTGCCCATTGGGCATGAGGGCTCGCTGTTCCAGCGGACCCATTCCGCCGTCGGTGGCATCGATCCCTATGCCGGTGCCGTGTCCGACGTCTATCAGGACCTGTTCGGCGAAGGATCGTACGCGGGCAAGGGCATTTACGATGTCGATGCCTTCGAGGCGGCGTTGGCCGGCCGGGTGCCGGACTCCACCCTGCTCAGCCATGATCTGCTTGAAGGTGTGTACGCGCGTGCCGGCCTCGTCTCCGATATCGAGGTGGTCGAGGAATTCCCGGCCCGTTACGACGTGGCCGCCGTGCGGGACCATCGTTGGGCGCGGGGCGATTGGCAATTGCTGCCCTGGATCCTGGGCCTTTCGTCCGGCGGTGCCGGCCCAGGCGGCATCCCGCCCCTGGGCCGCTGGAAGATGATCGACAACCTGCGGCGGACATTGTCGGCGCCCTTCGCCGTTCTGACCCTTTTGAGCGCCTGGGCATTGCCGTTTGCCGATGCGCTGCTGTGGACCATCTTCGTGGTGGTGACCCTGCTTATGCCCGCCTTTATCCCGCTCATGGGCGTGATCGTGCCGCGCCGGGCCGAAATCATGCTGGGCAGCCATCTGCGGGCGCTGACGGGGGATGTGCGGCTGGCCGCCACCCTTTCCGCACTGCGGGTCACCTTCCTGGCGCACCGTGCCTGGCTGATGACCGACGCCATCGGGCGAACCTTGGTCCGGTTGACGGTGACCCGCCGGCATTTGCTGGAATGGGTCACGGCGGCGCAGGCCACCGTCGGTCCGCGCCTGGGCCTGCCGGCGCTCTACCACCGCATGATGGCGGGGCCGGTCGCTGCCGGCGTCGCGCTGACCGTCGCCTGGCTGTCCGGTGCAGGGAACTGGCCGTTGGCGGCCGCGTTCTCAGCACTCTGGCTGGCGTCGCCGGTGGTGGCCCGCTGGGTCAGCCTGCCTTCCCACGCCAGCCGGCAAACGGCCTTTTCCGTGACGGATGCCGACGTCCTGCGGCGGATCGCCCGCCGCACCTGGCGGTATTTCGAGCGTTACGTCACGCCGGACGACCACATGTTGCCGCCGGACAATTTCCAGGAAGACCCGGCCCCGGTCCTGGCCCACCGGACGTCGCCCACCAACATCGGCCTTTATCTCCTGTCGGTGGCCAGCGCCCGCGATTTCGGCTGGCTGGGATCGCTGGAGGCGGTCGAGCGCCTGGAAGCGACGCTGGCCAGCATGGGCAACCTGGCCCGTTTCCGGGGGCATTTCTACAATTGGTACGACACGCGGGACCTGCGCCCGTTGGATCCGCCCTATGTCTCTTCGGTCGACAGCGGCAACCTGGCGGGACACCTGATCGCGCTGGCCAACGCCCTGGCGGATTGGCGGCGCCGGCCGCTGGAGGATTGTCGGCGCCTGGCCGGCATCGCGGACGCCCTGGACGTTGCGGCTGAAGAGGCCCAGCGGCTGGACGCCGGCAAGCGGGACCCCACGGCGGCGTGGCATCACCTGGGCGACACGCTCATCCAGATGAAGGAAAGCCTACGACGGGACCCGCAGCCCGGGGAGGCGCTGGCGGGGCGGTTGACGGCCCTGGCGGACGAGGCCGACATGCTGGTCGCCGCCACCCACGCCTGGGGCAAGGAAAGCGTTGGCGGTGCCGACGTGGACCTGCGGTTCTGGGCGGTGGCCGTTCAGCGCTGCGCGGCCGGCCACGTTCGCGATCTCACCGGCCAAAGCGATGAGGCTGGCGGACTGTTTGCGCGCCTCGCGATCCTGGAGGAAACCGCCAGGTCCATGGCCCTGGCCATGGATTTCAGGTTCCTGCTGGACCGGGAGCGCATGCTGCTGTCCATCGGCTATCTGGTGCCCGAAGGCGTGTTGGATTCAAGTTGCTACGACCTGCTGGCGTCCGAGGCGCGGTTGGCCAGCTTCGTGGCCATCGCCAAGGGCGACGTTCCCGCCCGCCATTGGTTTCGCCTGGGCCGCACCGTCACGCCGGTCGCCTATGGGGCCGCGCTGGTGTCGTGGTCCGGATCGATGTTCGAATACCTCATGCCTTCCCTGGTCATGCGGGCGCCGGCCGGCAGCTTGATCGAGCGGACCAGCCGGCTGATCGTGCGGCGGCAGCGGGACTTTGCGCAGGCCCGGAATGTCCCGTGGGGCATTTCCGAATCCGCCTATAACGCCCGCGACCTTGAGTTCACCTACCAATATTCCAACTTCGGCGTGCCCGGCCTGGGGCTGAAGCGAGGCCTGGGCGACAGCACGGTCGTGGCACCCTATGCCACGGCGCTGGCCGCCATGGTCGATCCCACGGCGGCGGTCCGCAACCTGACGCTGCTGGCCGACGTCGGCGCCCGGGGCCGTTACGGATATTACGAGGCGTTGGACTACACGGCCCTTCGGCTGCCGGAAGGGCAAGGCGTCGCTGTTGTGCGCGCCTACATGGCCCATCACCAGGGCATGACGATCGTCGCCATCGCCGACACGCTTCTGGATGGTGTCATGCGCAACCGGTTCCACGCGGAACCCATCATCCGGGCGGCGGAGTTGCTGTTGCAGGAGCGTACGCCGCGCGACGTGGCCGTGGCCCGCCCCATGGCTTCGGAAACGCCCGCCAGCGTTGCCGCATCGGATGTCAGGTTGGCGGGGGGCCGCCACTACACCTCGCCATATGGGGCATCCCCCGCCACCCATCTGCTGTCCAACGGACAGTATGGGGTGATGATCACCGCCGCCGGCTCCGGCTACAGCCGCTGGCGCGACCTGGCCGTGACCCGCTGGCGGGAGGACGCCACCCGTGACGACTGGGGCAGTTACATCTTCCTGCGCGATGTTGCCGGCGGTGACGTATGGTCGGCGACCTTCCAGCCCACCGGGGTCCAGCCCGACGCCTATGACGTCACCTTCAAGGAGGACCGTGCCGAGTTCATCCGGCGTGACGGCACCTTGACCACCACCCTGGACGTCCTGGTATCCGGCGAGGACGCGGCCGAGGTTCGGCGTCTTTCCCTTTACAATACCGGCGGCCGGCCGTGCGAAATCGAGGTGACGTCATACGCGGAGCTGGTTCTGGCCCCCCATGCCGCCGACCTGGCCCATCCCGCCTTCTCCAAGCTGTTCGTCCAGACCGAGTACCTGCCCGATGTCGGGGTCGTGCTCGCGACACGCCGCCGCCGCGCGCCGGCCGAGCCTGAAATCTGGGCGGCCCATCTGGCCGTCGTCGACGGCGAGGTGGTGGGCGGGCCCGAGGTCGAGACCGACAGGGCCCGCTTTCTGGGCCGGAACCGGGATTGTCGGGCGTCGGCCGCGGTGATGGATGGCCGGCCCCTGAGCAATACCACCGGCACGGTGCTGGACCCCATCTTCGCGTTGCGGCACCGCATCCGTGTCGCGCCCGGCACCGTGGCGCGCATCGATTTCTGGACCATGGCTGGCCCCAGCCGGGTGGCCGTGCTGGGCCTTGCCGATGCGCACCGCACCGCCAGCGCCTTCGCGCGGGCCGCCACGCTGGCCTGGACCCAGGCGCAGGTGCAATCGCATCACCTGGGCATCGATCCGGGCGAAGCGGGCACATTCCAACGCCTCGCCGGCCATCTGCTGTACGCCACCCCCACCCTGCGCCCATCCTCCGATACCATCCAGCGCGGTGTCGGTGCCCAGTCGGGGCTTTGGCCCCATGGCATTTCCGGCGACCTACCCATCGCCCTGTTGCGCGTCACGGAGGTCGAGCATCTGGACATCGCCCGCCAATTGCTGAAGGCGCATGAATATTGGCGGCTGAAAAAGCTGGCGGTCGACATCGTCATCCTGAACGACCGCGCCGCGTCCTACGTTCAGGATCTTCAGGTCGCGCTGGAGGCGCTGGTGCGGTCCAGCCAAGCGCGGCCGAAGATCGATGTCGCGGGGCCGGAGGGCCAGGTTTTCCTGTTGCGGGCCGATTTGCTGCCCCCTGCCTCCCGCGCCCTGCTGCTGTCCGTGGCGCGGGTGGTCCTGGTGGGCCAACGCGGCCGCCTTTCCGACCAGCTTGACCGGGCCCCGGAACCCGCGATCCCGGAAAGGGCGTCCGGGACCGCGGATGCCCGCCAGGCCTCGGCGGTGCCGGGCGCCATGTCGCGACGCGTGCCGCCGCTGGAATTCTTCAACGGTCTGGGTGGGTTCGCCGATGATGGGCGGGAGTATGTCGTCGTCCTTGGGCCGGGGCAGGCGACCCCGGCGCCCTGGATCAATGTCATCAGCAATCCCGGCTTCGGGTTCCAGGTCGCGGCGGACGGCGGCGGCTATACCTGGTCGGTGTCCAGTCGGGAAAACCAGATCACGCCCTGGTCCAACGATCCCGTGACCGACCGGCCGGGGGAGGCCTTCTACCTGCGCGACGACGATTCAGGCGCGCTATGGAGCCCCACCGCACAGCCCATCCGCGATCCCGCCGCCACTTATGTCGCCCGCCATGGCCGGGGCTACAGCCGCTTCGAACATACGGCCCATGGGGTGACGGTCGAGCTGTTGCAGCAGGTGCCCCTGGATGACCCGATCAAGATCAGCCGCCTGCGCCTGCGCGACACCTCTGGCCGCACACGGCACCTGTCGTTGTTCGCCTACGTGGAATGGGTGCTGGGCCCGTCGCGAACGGCCTCGGCGCCGTTCGTGATGACCGAGATCGATCCCGTCACCGGTGCCCTGTTGGCCCGCAACGCCTGGAACACGACCATGGGCGACCGGGTCGCCTTCATCGACTTCAGCGGACGCCAGAGCGACTGGACCGGCGACCGACGGGAATTCATTGGCCGCAATGGGTCGTTGTCCGATCCCATGGCGCTCCACGGCGGGGAGCCGCTGTCCAACACCGTCGGCGCGGGGCTGGATCCCTGCGGCGTGCTGCGGGCGCCTGTGACCCTGGCGGCTAACGGCTGGCTGGACATGGTGCTTTTCCTCGGCGACGCCGCCGATGCCCGTAGCGCCCAGGAATTGATCCTCCGCTACCGCGCGACCGACCCGGAAGACGTGTTGGCCATGGTCGATCTGCACTGGGAAACGACGCTGGGCGCGGTGCAGGTGAAGACCCCCGACCGGTCCATGGACCTCATGCTGAACGGCTGGCTGCTGTACCAGACGCTGGCCTGCCGCGTCTGGGCCCGCTCCGCCTTCTATCAATCCAGCGGCGCCTATGGTTTCCGGGACCAGCTTCAGGACGGGATGGCGCTGGCCCACGTCCGTCCAGCCCTGGTGCGGGCGCATCTGCTGCGGGCGGCGGGCCGTCAGTTCGTCGAAGGCGACGTGCAGCATTGGTGGTTGCCGCATTCCGGCCAGGGGGTGCGGACCCGGATTTCCGACGACAAGGCCTGGCTGGCCTACGCCACCGCCCATTATCTTGAAGCGACGGGGGACGTCGCCATCCTGGACGAGAGGATTCCCTTTCTCGAGGGTCCCGGCCTGGCACCGGGGGAACACGACAATTTCTTCAGCCCCGCCGTGTCCGACAGCACCGGCACGCTGTTCGAACATTGCGCGCGCGGGCTGGACGACAGCCTGTCCCTGGGTGTCCACAATCTGCCCCTGATCGGCACCGGCGACTGGAACGACGGCATGAACCGCGTCGGCGAGGCCGGGCGCGGCGAAAGCGTCTGGCTGGGCTGGTTGCTGCATGCCGCCCTGATGGCCTTCGTTCCCCTGGCCGATGCCCGGGGCGACACCATCCGTGCCGGCCGGTGGCGGGCCCATGCTGTCACGATAAAGGACGCGCTGGAGGGCGAGGCCTGGGACGGCGGGTGGTACAGGCGCGGCTGGTTCGACGATGGCGCGCCGTTGGGATCGGCGGTCAGCGACGAATGCCGCATCGACGCGATCGCGCAATCCTGGGCCGTGCTTTCCCACGCCGGTGATGTGAACCGGGCGACCCTGGCCATGGCGGCGGTGGACCGGGATCTGGTGCGGCGGGACGACGGGTTGGCGTTGCTGTTCGCCCCGCCCTTTGACGCCACGCCGCTGGATCCGGGGTATATCAAGGGATATCCGCCCGGCATCAGGGAAAACGGCGGGCAATATACCCACGCCGCGGCTTGGTCGGTCCTGGCGCTGGCGGCGCTGGGGCAGGGTGGCAAGGCAGCCGGCCTGTTCGCCCTGCTGAACCCCATCAACCATGCCCTGACCCGGGCCGAGGCGGAACGCTATAAGGTGGAACCCTACGTGCTGGCGGCGGACGTCTACGCCGCCCCCGCGCATGTGGGGCGTGGCGGCTGGACATGGTACACCGGGTCGGCCGGATGGCTGCAGCGGGCCGGCATGGAAGGTATCCTGGGCCTGCGGGTACTGAACGGCGTCCTGCATCTCGACCCGTGCATTCCCTCCCACTGGCCGGGGTTCGATATTCTGGTGCGCCACGGCGCCACGCGTTATGAAATCCACGTCGATAACGCGGATGGCGTGGAACGGGGTGTTCTGACCGCGACGCTGGACGGCCAGACGCTCTTGCCGCGGCCGCTGCGGCTGGCCCTGCTGGATGACGGCAGAACCCACGAGCTGGATGTCCGGTTGGGGGCATCAGGCCAGCTATAG
- a CDS encoding response regulator, with product MVRNLLSNALKYTRRGRVLLGCRRHADRLSIEVWDTGIGIPADALQTIFEEYRQLDNADRVRSRGLGLGLSIVQRLGGLLGHGVSVRSRPGRGSVFAIEIALPSFSLGVATPPAAQSARKENAEPVKRTGTILVVEDDPEACELLEVLLRDEGHHVVTAPHADAALELAARGAIRPDLVLSDYDLPGELDGLQMTARLREIFGGALPVIILTGDISTRTLRDIARFNCLRFSKPVKVVDLAQAIQRLLTAPPRALPAKPSNEPPTEAVVFVVDDDAHVRASLREVLEADGRIVRDYASCEAFLDAYRPGAEACLLVDANLPGMTGLELLGHLKAAGHTLPAVMITGNSDVPLAVDAMKAGVSDFIEKPASRVDLLASVDHALERARDGDKMLAWHRDAAGHMAGLTERQRQIMDMVLAGQPSKNIAADLDISQRTVESHRAEIMRRTGAKSLPDLARLALAAAWNGGN from the coding sequence ATGGTGCGCAACCTGCTGTCCAACGCCCTGAAATACACCCGCCGGGGCCGGGTGCTGCTGGGCTGCCGCCGTCATGCGGATCGTTTGAGCATCGAGGTCTGGGATACCGGCATCGGCATTCCCGCGGACGCCCTGCAGACGATCTTCGAGGAATACCGCCAGTTGGACAACGCCGACCGGGTGCGCAGCCGCGGACTGGGGCTGGGGCTGTCCATCGTGCAGCGCCTGGGGGGCCTGCTGGGCCACGGCGTCAGCGTCCGGTCCCGTCCCGGCCGGGGATCCGTCTTCGCCATTGAGATCGCCCTGCCCTCCTTCTCTCTCGGCGTTGCCACGCCGCCCGCCGCCCAGTCCGCCCGGAAGGAAAACGCGGAACCGGTCAAACGCACGGGGACGATCCTGGTGGTGGAGGATGATCCCGAGGCCTGCGAATTGCTGGAAGTCCTGCTGAGGGATGAGGGGCATCACGTGGTGACCGCGCCGCACGCGGATGCCGCCCTGGAACTGGCGGCCCGCGGGGCGATCCGGCCGGACCTGGTGCTGTCGGATTACGACCTGCCGGGGGAACTGGACGGGCTGCAGATGACGGCGCGACTGCGCGAAATATTCGGGGGTGCACTTCCCGTCATCATCCTGACCGGCGATATTTCGACCCGCACCTTGCGTGACATCGCCCGCTTCAACTGTCTGCGTTTCAGCAAGCCGGTGAAGGTGGTGGACCTGGCACAGGCCATCCAGCGCCTTCTCACCGCGCCGCCGCGCGCCTTGCCGGCCAAGCCCTCGAACGAGCCCCCGACGGAGGCCGTGGTCTTCGTCGTCGATGACGACGCCCATGTCCGCGCCAGCCTGCGCGAGGTGCTGGAGGCCGACGGGCGGATCGTCCGGGACTACGCCTCGTGCGAGGCGTTTCTGGATGCGTATCGCCCAGGGGCCGAGGCGTGCCTGCTGGTCGATGCCAACTTGCCGGGAATGACGGGGCTGGAGCTGCTGGGGCACTTGAAAGCGGCCGGGCACACCTTGCCGGCCGTCATGATCACCGGCAACAGCGACGTGCCCCTGGCGGTGGACGCCATGAAGGCAGGTGTTTCCGACTTCATTGAAAAGCCTGCCAGCCGCGTTGACCTGCTGGCCAGTGTCGACCATGCCCTGGAACGGGCACGGGACGGCGACAAGATGCTGGCCTGGCACAGGGACGCCGCCGGCCACATGGCGGGTTTGACGGAGCGCCAACGGCAGATCATGGACATGGTCCTGGCGGGTCAGCCCAGCAAGAACATCGCCGCCGACCTGGACATCAGCCAGCGCACGGTGGAAAGCCACCGGGCGGAGATCATGCGGCGAACCGGCGCCAAGTCGCTGCCGGACCTGGCACGGCTGGCGCTGGCCGCCGCCTGGAACGGCGGAAACTGA
- a CDS encoding response regulator produces the protein MRPLRIVVVEDDALIGHFLAEILGEMGHDVCALERTAAGAISAAANFRPDLMIVDARLPDGDGIEAMDQINRTAAVAHFFMSGNGNEISARRPGAVVIQKPFAETDLVQAITQALLAPLRHSVPMPSLCGWP, from the coding sequence ATGAGACCGCTCCGCATCGTGGTGGTTGAGGACGATGCCCTGATCGGCCATTTTCTGGCCGAAATCCTGGGCGAAATGGGTCACGACGTCTGCGCGCTGGAACGGACCGCGGCCGGCGCGATAAGTGCCGCCGCCAACTTCCGCCCGGACCTGATGATCGTCGATGCCCGATTGCCTGATGGCGACGGTATCGAGGCGATGGACCAAATCAACCGCACCGCCGCCGTCGCGCATTTCTTTATGAGTGGCAACGGCAATGAGATCAGCGCGCGGCGGCCGGGGGCGGTGGTCATCCAGAAACCTTTCGCCGAAACCGATCTCGTTCAGGCCATCACCCAAGCCCTTCTGGCACCGCTCCGGCATTCCGTGCCGATGCCCAGTCTATGCGGATGGCCGTGA